In Cellulosilyticum sp. I15G10I2, the DNA window ATGCATATTATTGCTAAGCCAGACCAAGTCATTTATAAAAAATTAGGACTACCTGATGAATATAATGAAGCCATTGGTATACTTACAATTACCCCTTCAGAAGCAGCCATTATAGCAGGAGATTTATGTACAAAGGCCGCAGGTGTAAAAATTGGCTTTATCGATAGATTCTCAGGGTCTGTTGTTATTGTAGGAGAAAATTCAAGTGTAGCAGCATCCTTAGAGGCTGTCATGAGTATGTTTAAAGGCAGAATGCATTTTGATACAGTAGAGATCACGAGGTCCTAAGATGAAAAAGGTGATGCTAATAGGAAAAAGTGGAAGCGGCAAAACCACATTGATACAAGCTATTAAAAATTTACCGCAGCAATATATAAAAACACAAACGATCCATTACATAGATGAATTTATTGATATGCCTGGCGAGTATTTAGAAAACAGAAGTTTATATCGGGCCCTTATTGTAACAGCCATACAAGCAGATATTATTTGTCTGATAGTAGATGCTGCAAGTTGTGATAATTGGTTTCCGGAAGGATTTGCGAGTATGTTTACAAAACCTGTCCTAGGTATAGTAACTAAGGCTGATCAAAAGAATGCAGATACAAATAGAGCTTTAGAGTACCTTAAACAAGCGGGTGCACAAAAGGTAGTTATTACAAGCTCTTACTACAAACAAGGAATTAAAGAGATAGCGGCACTGTTAGAGTAGGCTTAGGAGGCATAAAATGACTGATTTTATTTTTAGTGTAGGTATTGATATAGGGACATCTACCACTCAGCTTGTATTTAGCAAATTTAAAATAGAGAATATGGCGAGTGCTTATGCTGTACCACGTATCGCGATTACAGAAAAAGAAATAGTTTATAGCGGTGCTGTCTATATGACACCGCTTACCTCAGAGACTATAATCGATGAAAAAGCCATAGCCAACATGATTAAACATGAATATAGCCTAGCAGGGTTTAGAACAGAAGATATAACTACTGGTGCAGTGATTATTACAGGAGAAACAGCTAGAAAAGAAAATGCGAAAGCTGTTGTAGAGATTATGA includes these proteins:
- a CDS encoding BMC domain-containing protein, translated to MAEDTKIRTIQEYVPGKQITLMHIIAKPDQVIYKKLGLPDEYNEAIGILTITPSEAAIIAGDLCTKAAGVKIGFIDRFSGSVVIVGENSSVAASLEAVMSMFKGRMHFDTVEITRS
- a CDS encoding EutP/PduV family microcompartment system protein, which gives rise to MKKVMLIGKSGSGKTTLIQAIKNLPQQYIKTQTIHYIDEFIDMPGEYLENRSLYRALIVTAIQADIICLIVDAASCDNWFPEGFASMFTKPVLGIVTKADQKNADTNRALEYLKQAGAQKVVITSSYYKQGIKEIAALLE